The genomic stretch ccccggcgccgccggcgccggcggcgggacccGGGCCGGCTTCGAGCGGGCGTGCCGCCTGCCCAACACCGTCCACTCCGAGATCGCGGCCCGCGTTGCCGGCTCCCCACCCTCCCGGCTCGCGCTCGGCTTCGACGACCTCCGCGACGACGAGCCCCTCGCCGCGCCCGACCGCCCCGACATGATCATGCAGGCAGCAAACATCGCCCGCATCCTCGCCGAGACCGACGTCTCCCACCTGTGAGCCCCTTCCCGTCCCACCCCTTCCGCCCTCGGCTTCCTTCACTCCGCTCGCTCCCTTCCCCGCGGGCTTAGAATTAACTTCACTGGGTGCGCTCTTCTGCCTGCAGGGGCTTCACGGAGGCCGACAACATCGACGTCGACCCCAGCCAGTGCTCCTGGCTCTGGATGGAGGTGCTCAAGCACAACCCCGACGCCTTCAAGGTCAAGGCCCCTGCGCCCCCGCCGTCTTTGCAAGGTAAACGCTCTGCAGATTGAGCCTTCCTCAGTCAGTCTCACTCCCGTACAGCTTAGCTAGGCACCTAGAACTGCCCATTGGAGTCAACATTGTAGTCTCTCTACCTCccagcttctgctgctgctgctgtatgTATTACTAGCAAGCTCACCAGCTTCAACTGTGGGATGCTTACCTCTGCGAACAGTACTCTGAGAGAGATGGCCTGCCTTGGACTGAACATTTCTTAAGCTCCTGTGTGTATTGTGATGTTGTTTAGCACTGTCTTCGTGATGGTTCAGTGCATGTTTTGACTTGCTGCTCTGATAAAGGTTAACTTGCTTTGAGTCTGCTAGAAAATTCATATGCTATTCCTATGCATGTCCATTGAACTAAGCGGTTGCGGTGCATCGTTTGGGTTTTGGTGTGGGCAGCAGTTATGCGTAGACACCTCAGTCCTTTTTGCCCTAGTCCATGCTGATAGCCAGCTGGCAGAATTCATATTTCGTTACCATTTCGGGATGCCTGTGCGCCACGTAACGCCTCTTCATGGACTGAGTGCCCCTAAGTAACTGTAACTGTCATTTGAACCTGTGTCAACCCCGTGATGCCGTTTGATTCATGATGGGTGGTGCTTACATTACTTAATGCTCCTGTGCCTTTTTGTTTATGGTCATCTGTATAGTAGCGCTGAAATGCTTCTAGCTCCATACACTGGTATGGAGGACTTGGCCATTAATAGATATGACATACAGTAGAACAGTGAGCATTTATATGCACAACTGTGTGAGCACTTGTGCATTCCACCCCGTGTGCATTGTCAACAACCTAAATGCGTGTCCGTCAATAGTTCAGTAATGACCTGGACATCCTGTGGATATGGCATGCATGATTCCGACATAGACTCTGGTGCCTTACTTGGTGGGATCAGAGAAACAGGATTCAGTTGCTAATCAAGCTGCGAGTCCCTTCTCAGTTTACTGGCATGCCAACCAAGGCCGCCACCCCACACGGCACTCAACCACCTCTTATTGTCCTGGACTTGTTCAGAATGAGGTGGTTACATTTTCCCAAGTCTTACTAATCAATTCCACGTAGTTCCTTTTTTGTTATTTGGTGCTTTTGCTAACTTTGGTGCttaatttttttccccaaattGTACTAATCGAATTCCACGTAGTTCCTTTTTTTGTTATTTGGTGTTTTTGGTAATTTTAGTACTTACTTTTGTCCGTTCGGTGCGCTGCCACCTATATATAGCATTAAGGCCATGCATCGGAAAATGTACTCGACCTGCTATGTAGAATATGGGAGATTTTATTTCTCATGAGCTAAATGAGATTTATTTAATTTTATCGAGACATTTGGTCCCCCTACTTTGATCAAAGGTTCTTTGCTGTTTCGTCATGTTAGTCCATTTATTACTCACAATCAGGGGCCGGAGCTGGCTTAGGTGTGCAACTCAAGGCGTTACATGCTATGCTGGGCTACCTGAtacattctttcttttttggagGGTGACGAGGGGCTGGTAGACATGGCCCAAGGCTACATCCATCCACTTTTTCTGGCAACATTTGACTGTTTTGAAGCAGATCAAAACTTCAAATGGTGGTTGATACCAACACCTTGTTCGATGGCTTGTACAGTGGCTCAGATTAAGGCTTAGGCCAAGTCAGAGCAAATTTTGCCCAAATTATTATGTTGCACCaagctcattttttttcttgcttcAAATTTGTTGCACCAACCTTACACCTCTGTTACCCGACTACTGGGCCTCTTCCTTCAGCAGTTCTTTTGATCTGTCTCGGCATATTTGTTTCTCAAATCTTGGATGCTTGTATGGTTTTACACTTTTACTCCTATTGGTGCCTAAGCATATGCTAATTTTCTCTGGATGAGCTCCACCCTATGATAATCGAATGGAAACCGGAACATCGACAAGTCCCTTTTTATCTCACTACTCCCTGTCCCAATTCTCAAACCATTGGCTTAGCTGTCAGAAACATGCCTTGTGAACATCCTGTCTATTGgatcattttttttatcaaacacGCAGGGGAACTGCATGCCATCGCATCAAGAAGGAGAATAGAGTTTGTGCTACAAGTTGTCCTCACTGTTTACATTCATGCCTTTTACATAATTGTTACTACTGTGACAGACTACGCTAAGCTCCAGCTGAATCTAGCACCAGCAAACCCTTGACCCCAGCCATGACTTTATTGGATCATAAATATGCAACAAATTGCACATGAAGAGACCAACTCGAGCTAGATAGATTAGTGGGTCCAAGCTAATCATTAGAGAAATTAGAAGGTCTAAATTGCTACTTTCCCTTAATCTAACACTTCCTATTTTAAAACAACCGCGTTCCTTCTATTTCTGCACCCGCGAATGTAAATTGTATAGTACCAACAGTCATGTGGAACTGTTAATTTCCCTTATACAAACCATTGGCTGTACTGCATGACATGCATGCTGTTTATGGGAACATAACTGGCACTAGTGGTAGGGAGTTTGGAAACGGGTCAGTTGTAACCTTGTAGTTTGTGGGTGCATTCATTAATATGTATGCAATATGAAATGTGTGTGATGTTTTCATTacttgtttttttgtttgaggTCTATATTTTTTCGGGAAATAATATTCAGATATATATGAAATGTTTGTAACTTATTCAATTCGCTCTACAGATTTGAAGTGTTAATGCAGAAATTTGTTCCATTTGGCAGCTCATCTTAGCAATACTGTGCGGACTTATTATTTATTCATGGTCTCTTTTTTGTATCATGTTAACCTGTCATACCCAAAACCATCGTGGCAGTGTGCTAATTCAATACTTCTATTTCATGTTAGCAAAGCATTTTCATGGATTTGTAAATGCTTTTGATTGTAGCACTTTTTATCTTGCAAAGTGTAATTTTTTTGTTACTTTGGTCAAGCTTTTCAGGTCCACATGAAGGCCCAGAATATCAAAATCAAAGTGAGATGCATTTTGAGTATCTTACGTCTAATATGAACAAAGCACGGAAGGAACCTGTATTTCCTCTGGATGACATCAACTCACGCAGAGAGCATCTTCGTGTAAGTTAGATACCATCAGTTTCTTATTGATATCAGTTCCTTGTGCTAAGAGATTTCCTTTTATAGAATGAACTAACGCCAGATTCAGTTGCTTCAAAGAAGCCAAAAgttagaaagaaagaaaatggcaATTCTGTTTCAAGTTCTGGCCCCAGCATTCCTAATAGTCAAGGTTTGTTTCTATTGATTTGTATATCCTGCCCCATGTATCTTTccttttaaaattttaaaaattcagCTGACTCTGGTTATAATTATGCTCTTTAGAAGTTATCGCCAACTTCTGTGAGATGGTGGAGGATTTCTGTGGAAGAGTCGAAATTCCTGATGATGCAGATGGCGGTGATTGGTTGTCAATACCACTTAATGATGTTAAGGTTCTTGTCAATGAAATTACATCTGTTCGATCCAAAAGGATATTGCATGAGGTTCCTATGGATACAGTTACAAGGTTATTACATGTGATAGACCGTCAGATCCGATGTTCTCAAGGTTTGTCAATAGATGAGAAGGAAAATGTGAGTTACTTACCATATCCGATGTTCCTAGTATTTGGCatttttaattcaaatttgcataatcttttatttatttttttctgttttagAAATCATTGAGTAAAGTTGTTGCATATTATAGCTGAGCAACTAACAAGTGCTTGGGTATCTTCAGCCTGATGCTGAACCTATGGTTTTCTCGGCTTTGGAGTCCGTTCATGCAGCGTTAGCAATTATGACCCACCATGACATGCCAAAGCAACTGTATCGAGAGAAGTATGCACATGCTGAGTTCTTTTTTCCATCCTGTTGTGAAATGGTATGTCATGGTTGCTTACACTTTCCTTTTTTGCCCCCGTAAAACAGCTTATTGAGCGAATTATTGATTTCTCAAGGCGTCAGATCACTGACTGTATGGCAGCAAGTAACCCAACCTTCCGAGCTATCCACAAACCAGCTGAAAATGTTGCAAATGACGGTAATATCAAAGTTCACGCTGACATTTCTTTTTAGTATTTCTTGAAtatatgcaggagagctgcattaTTGCAATAACTGAGTATAACAAAAGGAAACCCCAAGTACATGGGTAGATGTAGCCACCTGCCAgcacacacatgcacacaaaAAAACAATTGAAACACACAAACATGCGCACCGCCAATCTGGCAGCTGAATCATAGACTAGGATCCATGCTTAAGCTCTGCTATGCCTTTCGCACCAGCCATGCACCACAGTTCGGCCTCTTCGTGAATTGTACACTCGCCGTGCAGCGCTTAACTGATATTTCTGTCTTTGTTTTTTCATGATCGTGCAGCCACATTCCTCTTTAAGTTGGTTATATACGATTCTGTGTTTGCTATGCCTTCTGTACTACAGCATTTCCTTGACAAGATTGTCTAATGTTGCTTAATTTCATTATGTCTGAACCCAACCAATCTTTGTGCAATCTCTAGCTACGGTGATAGCTTGTGATCACTAAACTTGCCTTTTGGGATCAACTTATACATCACAATTCTTCACATTTGTATCTTTCTGTTTTGGTCAAATCTaggagatgatgatgaagaggatatGGAAAATGGACCAGTTAGCAAAAAGAGACGTACCACTACTAATCTAACTGCGAGAAAATCTTCTTCAAACAGGTACATGATCAATGCACTTcaaatgttttcctttttctagtTCGTAATGGGGTATTACAAGGCGCTAATAgagttcatttttcttttccgtgTCAGAGTTTCTGCTTCTGTTTACTCTGCTGTCCAGAAACTATGCTTGGTATTGGGCTTTCTCAAGGAACTGCTCACAACGGTGCGCTTATCAGATAGTTGTATTCTGCAGTTAGCAAAAACCTGCTTTACTACATTCTTGGTGGACAATATGCAGCTATTACAATTGAAAGCGATTGGGGTTATTGGCACGGTAATTTTCTCCCTACTTGCTCAATCTTTTTCTGCACATTCATATCTCGAAGAATTTGCTCATTTTCAAATCCTTGCACAGGTTTTTTCATCATACACACAACACAGGAGTTACCTGGTTGATGAAACAATTGTCCTTCTTCGTAAGTTGCAGTTTTCAAGAAATGCTGTTAGAACCTACCATCTGGCAGATGAAGAACAAAAGCAAATCCAGATGATAACAGCACTGTTAGTTCACCTGGTTCAGTTTAGTGCAATTGTTCCCGATAGCTTAAAGGGAACAGTTGATTGGAGCACTATTATTGATGCCCCAGTTGATGCTAGTTATCCAATTAAATGCCATGAAGCAGCAACAGAGGCTTGTTGCCTTTTCTGGACTAGTGTCCTTCAACGTTTTACTGCTGCTAAATCTCAAGATATGTCAGAAGCCAAAGGAATAATAGATAATCTTGTTCAGGATTTGCTAACGATACTTAACTTGCCGGAGTATCCAGCTGCTGCTTCTGTTCTTGAGGTAACTTTTCTCAGCAGTGCTGTTGCTAAATCTGAGATCATAAATGTAGGCATGAGCCAGCATTACTACTAATTCTTGAAACTTAATACATCACTTTTTTAATCACAGTCCACAACTTTGTTATGTATTTTGCATTGCCCTTAACTGCCATTTGATTTATGTACAGGTTCTCTGTGTATTGCTGCTTCAAAATGCTGGATTAAAATCTAAGGACACTAATGCTCGGTGCTTTGCTATTGACCTTCTTGGTGGTATCGCATCAAGGTTGAAGCGTGATTCTGTCACCTGTAGTGAGGAGAAGCTTTGGATATTGCAAGAGCTCACTGATGCAGGTAGTGATGGCTCgaaaattttgaaaaacaaatgTTGTGTTTGTCTTGGTGGAAGAGGTATAAATATAGCCTGTGATGTATGTGGAAGATGTTTCCATTCAGATTGTATGGGGGCTAGCAGTCAGGATAACTTACAGCATGATAGTGTCTGTCCCTTATGTTTTTGCAAACAACAACTCAGTGTGTTACAGTCGTATTGCCAGTTACAAACTAAAGAGAATGGCAAAAGAACTGCTGCCTCGGTTAGTAAGAAATCTGCCGCACCATCTGAGGTGCCAGCATTGGATATTGTGCAACAAATACTACTGAGTTATCTTCAGGAAGCTGGTCCACAAGATGATGGGAACCTGTTTACTCGATGGTATGTTGTGTGGAatctttgtcttctttgtgCAAATGTCTTTGGAGATTGATACCCATTTTGTATGCAGGTTCTATCTATGTATCTGGAACAAAGATGACCCACATTCTCAAGAGAAGATTATCTACTATCTAGCTAGATTAAAATCTAAGGAGATTCTGCGTGATTCTGGCAATGGTTTGGTAATTTCCAGAGATTGGGCAAAGAAAATTTGCTTGGCACTGGGGCAGAAGAATTCATTTTCGAGGGGGTTTGATAAAATTCTTGCCCTTCTTTTGGTATGTGGTTGCTTCCTGATACACCATTTTAGTCTAGATACTGTAGAGTTAATACCCAATGTTTTTTCAGGCTAGCTTGAGAGAAAATTCTCCTGTAATAAGGGCAAAGGCTTTACGTGCGGTGAGTATATGCGTAGCATAACTATGTTTTGCATCTTTCTCATTTGGGCACCATTCATCAGTATCTATCGCTTAACTTTTCTGTAGGTCAGCAGTATAGTTGAAGCTGACCCTGAGGTCTTGGGTGACAAACGTGTACAGTCTGCTGTTGAAGGGAGATTTTGCGATTCGGCTATTTCTGTTCGTGAAGCTGCCCTTGAACTTGTTGGAAGGCATATTGCTTCACATCCTGATGTAGGCCTGAAGGTCAGTAGATATATCTAGTTACCTTATGACATATTTGTGGGCATTGATATGATTCACTTTGTATCCTCCCGTCGCAGTATATTGAAAAAGTTGCTGAGCGAATAAAGGACACAGGAGTAAGTGTTCGCAAACGTGCAATTAAAATTATAAGGGATCTTTGTGCTTCAAATCCAAACACGGACACAACGCATGCCTTTGTGGAGATTATTTCTCGTGTTAATGATGAGGAGTCCAGTGTACAGGTGAGTTGATATGAAAAACCATACTGGTGTCATgacaaaaaattatatatctgaTTTGATTTGTGACTGTGattgttttatttcttttattagTCTATTACTCCAATTTTATTTCGTAATAGGTTATTCTTAAGTGCGTATGTGCTGTAATATTTGCTCTCATACATTAGTGTAGATAGTGTAGTTAGTTAAATATTTGCATGTTAATTGAGAAACTCTTGTTGTTTTTTTCCAAATAAAAAACATCCTCACTAGGAAAATTTTCTTACAGCACAAAAGGAAAGAGGAAGTAATTGGTGcacaccttttcttttccttttgctaAATTTAGACAATCCCCGTAAACATGAAAGAATTTATAACACCAATCTTGAAGGCACACTATAATAAGTCTGATCAATTGTTTATTATGGTTTCCTTATTGATGCCATAAAGGGTAAAACTGAGGAATAGAGGCTTATGGTATTACAGAAGAATGTTCAACATCTCTGACCTGCAATAAATATGTTGCTTTTGATTTCCATAG from Setaria italica strain Yugu1 chromosome II, Setaria_italica_v2.0, whole genome shotgun sequence encodes the following:
- the LOC101772885 gene encoding sister chromatid cohesion protein SCC2 isoform X2, with amino-acid sequence MDPGAAGAGGGTRAGFERACRLPNTVHSEIAARVAGSPPSRLALGFDDLRDDEPLAAPDRPDMIMQAANIARILAETDVSHLGFTEADNIDVDPSQCSWLWMEVLKHNPDAFKVKAPAPPPSLQGPHEGPEYQNQSEMHFEYLTSNMNKARKEPVFPLDDINSRREHLRNELTPDSVASKKPKVRKKENGNSVSSSGPSIPNSQEVIANFCEMVEDFCGRVEIPDDADGGDWLSIPLNDVKVLVNEITSVRSKRILHEVPMDTVTRLLHVIDRQIRCSQGLSIDEKENPDAEPMVFSALESVHAALAIMTHHDMPKQLYREKYLIERIIDFSRRQITDCMAASNPTFRAIHKPAENVANDGDDDEEDMENGPVSKKRRTTTNLTARKSSSNRVSASVYSAVQKLCLVLGFLKELLTTVRLSDSCILQLAKTCFTTFLVDNMQLLQLKAIGVIGTVFSSYTQHRSYLVDETIVLLRKLQFSRNAVRTYHLADEEQKQIQMITALLVHLVQFSAIVPDSLKGTVDWSTIIDAPVDASYPIKCHEAATEACCLFWTSVLQRFTAAKSQDMSEAKGIIDNLVQDLLTILNLPEYPAAASVLEVLCVLLLQNAGLKSKDTNARCFAIDLLGGIASRLKRDSVTCSEEKLWILQELTDAGSDGSKILKNKCCVCLGGRGINIACDVCGRCFHSDCMGASSQDNLQHDSVCPLCFCKQQLSVLQSYCQLQTKENGKRTAASVSKKSAAPSEVPALDIVQQILLSYLQEAGPQDDGNLFTRWFYLCIWNKDDPHSQEKIIYYLARLKSKEILRDSGNGLVISRDWAKKICLALGQKNSFSRGFDKILALLLASLRENSPVIRAKALRAVSSIVEADPEVLGDKRVQSAVEGRFCDSAISVREAALELVGRHIASHPDVGLKYIEKVAERIKDTGVSVRKRAIKIIRDLCASNPNTDTTHAFVEIISRVNDEESSVQDLVCKTFHELWFEEPTGSHKHLVADGSSVPMEIAKKTEQIVEMLRKMPNHQPLITIIKRNLTLDFLPQSTKATGINLSMVASLRKRCELICKRLLERILQVEEGAANEMEIHALPYIIALQAFCIVDPTLCIPVTDPSKFVVTLQPYLKIQIDNKSAAQLLESIIFVIDAVLPLIRKPPQTVVVELEQDLKQMIVRHSYLTVVHACIKCLCSLSKSAGRGPGLLEYLVNVFYKHLSGTNTDSQLLGRSLFCLGLLLRYGYQLMLTSENQLDFPKIINLLQRRYLLRDDFNLKVRALQTLGYILIAKPEFMLQKEIMNLIEATLSSAVDHRLKIQGLQNLYEYLRDAESQLTAESTGKPPVQSAINGGSEVPVAAGAGDTNICGGIIQLYWSSILERCLDTNDQVRQSALKIVEVVLRQGLVHPITCVPHLIALEMDPLEGNSKLAHHLLMNMNEKYPSFFESRLGDGLQMSFIFFETTVSNHKLAANVKSNPIAFVKPGITRIYRLIRANRNSRNKFVHSIVRKFEPDGRNRSTVSFLVYCAEVLASLPFTCPDEPLYLIYDINRVIHLRAGAIEANLKRWTSMDQPQDAAGMATLPGESHVVMHEPGGYYDHNEGYIPVRVNNNPCSTSDVDMAKVQEDCHDAIALQLLLKLKRHLKIVYSLTDARCQAFSLKEPPKTGETLSKQNVPFNIGNNNISLPSCLQDVASVYQDFKTVLREDSMDFGMYTPSVQRKRPTPRSTSRVRRTAATSVTRARGGGRGGDDDDTDDDDWTGGPRVLDFSAQASNGGRVTRQRVQV